A window of Chryseobacterium aquaeductus genomic DNA:
GACACATTGTAAACTGTCATGAATACAATGGTACAGAGGGTTAATGCAAAAGCCTGCTGGCGGATTTTCAATTTCTTTTCAGTCATTTACTCTATTTTAATAATAATGATATTTAACAAAAAGATAACCGATTTACTGTTGAAAATTAAGATCTTTTGAAGGGAAAATCGATCAGTCTTTTGTTCTTCAATTGTCTTGCCATTAATCATAATTTTGTAAAGAATTTCAGTAATAATGTTCAGATAGGCTCATACTTTCACTATACTTATTAACAAATGGAAAATCTTTATCTTATCAAGCTGATTATCCTTGCTGCTTTATCCAAAAGCCACAACAGCTGATCAATTTCTTCCACATTTTTTTCACCGTTAAATTTAAAACAGGCAGCAATTTCTTCAGTATATTTGTCAAAATTTAAAAAATTCTGGCTTTTAATATAATTTCAATTGAAAATGATCATTTGATCCAACAGTGAAGTATTTAGAATAAAATGGAAGGAAGGATGCATAAAAAACTATATGTTTTCAATCATCACACTGGACTTATATAAAACAATTATTTTTATATCTTTAATCATTAAAATACTGCCCGATCACTGATCTGCGGTAGAAGCGACCAAATTACATATGAACGACCTTACACAAGCACAAGATTTTCAAGACACCGTTGAGCAAATCAACCAGATTCCTGCTGTAAAAAAGATACTTGAAGTTATTTGCACCACCACAGGAATGGGATTTGCTACAGTTGCCAGGGTCACAAAAGACCGTTGGATTGCCTGTGCGATCAATGATCAAATAAATTTCGGGCTCGGAGTGGGCGGAGAACTTAAAGTTGGAACGACCTTATGTCAGCAGGTGATGGATGACAGAAAAGAAGTTGTCATCGATCATGTCGCAGAAGATCCAATATATTCAAATCACCCTACGCCGAGAATGTATGGTCTTCAAAGTTATATTTCAATCCCGATTTTTCTTACGAATGGCGATTTTTTTGGAACTTTGTGCGCTATCGATCCTAATCCCGCATTGTTAAACAACGACAAGACAATTAGTATGTTTAAACTGTTTGCCGAATTAATCTCTTTTCATTTGGAATCACTTCAAAATTTAAATGAAACTCAGGCTAAGTTGTTAGAAGAACAAAGCAATGCAGAAATAAGAGAACAGTTCATCGCCATATTAGGACATGACCTTCGTAATCCGGTTGGTGCTATTTCAAGTGCAGCACAACTGATGTTCCGTACTTCTTTAGACGACAAAAACTTAAAATTAGCTAAAATCATCCACGATTCCACGATACGTGTGAGCAGATTAATTGACAATATTCTTGATTTTGCGAGTGGGCGTTTAGGAGGAGGAATCGCGTTGAATTTTGATAACGACAAAAGCCTTGAAGAAACTCTTCAACAGGTTATTACTGAACTTAGAACAGTTTATCCCGAAAGAGAAATTTCAGCCGATCTAAATTTAGCTTATCCTATCAAAGGAGATTATAAACGCATTGCACAATTATTTTCGAACCTCTTGGGAAATGCAATCACCCACGGATCAAAAGATACACCAATCATTGTCAAAGCAAAAAGCGAATCAGATTTTTTTGAATTGTGCGTTATCAATCGAGGAAACAAAATCTCGCAGGAAACAGAAAAACATTTATTTAAACCTTTTTCCCGAGGGAAAGTGCATCAGGGAAAGGAAGGGCTTGGTTTAGGCTTATATATTGCGAGCGAAATAGCCAATGCGCATCAGGGTAAGATCTTAGTTACTTCCACAGATCAAGAAACCTGTTTTACATTTCAGTTAAATCAAAATCTGAGTGAGAACCTGTGAGAGAACCATAGGAAAAATGTTATTTCTAATGGTCAAA
This region includes:
- a CDS encoding GAF domain-containing sensor histidine kinase; the protein is MNDLTQAQDFQDTVEQINQIPAVKKILEVICTTTGMGFATVARVTKDRWIACAINDQINFGLGVGGELKVGTTLCQQVMDDRKEVVIDHVAEDPIYSNHPTPRMYGLQSYISIPIFLTNGDFFGTLCAIDPNPALLNNDKTISMFKLFAELISFHLESLQNLNETQAKLLEEQSNAEIREQFIAILGHDLRNPVGAISSAAQLMFRTSLDDKNLKLAKIIHDSTIRVSRLIDNILDFASGRLGGGIALNFDNDKSLEETLQQVITELRTVYPEREISADLNLAYPIKGDYKRIAQLFSNLLGNAITHGSKDTPIIVKAKSESDFFELCVINRGNKISQETEKHLFKPFSRGKVHQGKEGLGLGLYIASEIANAHQGKILVTSTDQETCFTFQLNQNLSENL